TCGGCACGCGCGCGCGTGGGCAGCGTGAACGACACCACACAGCCGTAGCGGCGCATCTGCCGGGAGGCGACCTTGTGCGCGGGGTCGTCGGGCAGCCCCGGGTACCGCAGGCCTGACACCTCCGGCCGCTGCCGCAGGGCCTCGGCAACGGTGAGAGCGGTGGCGTTCTGCCGGTCGGCGCGCAACTGGAGCGTGGCGATGGACCGGTGCGCGAGCCAGGACTCCATGGGTCCGGGGATCGCCCCGACGATCTTTCGCCAGCGCCGTACGGCGGCCATCACCTCGGCGTCGCGCCCGGCCACGTACCCCAGGAGGACATCCCCGTGCCCGGTGAGCTGCTTGGTGCCGCTGGCCACGGCGAAGTCGGCACCCAGAGCCAGCGGGCGCTGCCCGAGCGGGGTGGCGAGGGTGTTGTCGACGGCCACCAGGGTGCCCTGGGCATGGGCCGCGACCGCCAGGCGCCGGATGTCGCACACATCGAGCCCGGGGTTCGACGGCGACTCGATCCACAGCAGCCGGGCCCCCTGCAGCACCTCCAGCTGGGCGTCCCCGCCGGTCGGGGCGGTGCGCACCTCGACGCCGTACGCCTCCAGCTGGGCGCGGACCAGCGGCAGCGCCTGGTAGCCGTCGGACGGCAGCACCACCGCGTCCCCGGCGCGCAACTGGGAGAAGAGCACGGCGGAGATGGCGGCCATCCCGGAGGCGAACACCAGCGTCTCGACGTCCGCCCGTCCGGGTGCCTCCAGCTCGCCGATGGCGTTCTCCAGCAGCGTCCAGGTCGGGTTGTCGTCACGGCCGTAGGAGTACGGACCCGCCACCTCGCCCGGCAGATGGAAGTGCGCCGCGAAGACGGGGCCGGGCAGGGTCGGCTCGTGTTTGACCGGCTCGGGCAGCCCGGCCCGGACCGCGCGCGTGCCGTCGCCGACGGGGTCCTCGCCAGTCGCGCTCATGCCGCCCGTCCTTCCAGGTGTTCCCGTACGGCGGCGAGCAGACCGGTGCTCGCCTCCTCCACCATCTCAAGGCATTCCTCGAAGCCGTCCAGACCGCCGTAGTACGGGTCCGGCACGTCGAGGTCGTCACCGACCGCGGGGGGATCGTCCGGGGCGGGGGATCCGGGCGAGGCGTGGGCGTACGTACGCAGCAGCCGGATCTTGCGCGCGTCCGCCTCGGTGGGCGCGAGCCGGCGCAGGGCCCTGAGGTGTCCCGCGTCCAGGGCGATCACCAGATCGAGGCGGGCGAACCACGACGGCTGGAACTGGCGCGCGATGTGGTCGCAGTCGTAGCCGTGGTCGTGCAGGACGGCGACGGTGCGCGGGTCGGCGGGCTCGCCCTCGTGCCAGCCGCCGGTGCCGGCGCTGTCGATCTCCACGTGTTCCTCCAGCCCGGCCTCCGCCACCCGCGCGCGGAAGACGTACTCGGCCATCGGGGAACGGCAGATGTTTCCGGTGCACACGAAGCAGACGCGGTAGGTCATGGGGCGCTCAGTCCTCGTCCGGAAGGATCATGTGCAGGGCCCAGGAGACGACCGAGATGATCAGCCCGCCGAGGACGGCCGTCCAGAACCCCTCCACATGGAAGCTCAGCTGGAGCTTGCCGCACACCCACGAGGTCAGCAGCAGCATCAATGCGTTGACGACAAGGGTGATCAGGCCCAGCGTCAGAATGAACAGCGGGAAGGTGAGCACCTTCAGAACGGGCTTGACCAGCCAGTTCACCAGGCCGAAGATCAGCGCGACGACGATCAGCGTGCCGGCCTTCCCGGCGGTGCCGGCACCGGTCAAGGTGATCTTGTCCAGGAGCCATACGGCCACCGCCAGGGCTCCCGCGTTCGCGATCGTCTTGACTACGAAATTCTTCATGTGTCTGATCGTGGCAGACCCGATCGGCAGCGAGCAGTGAGGCGAGGGCGGCAACGCAGATGAAGGCATTCCGGCTGGACGACCTGGAGGCGGAACGCGCCGCCAACGAGGGTGCCTACCTACAGTTCCTGCGCGAGCGGAACATGTCGGTCGGGCTCTACGCCCTCGACGCGGGCGAGCACGACCCGCAGAAGCCGCACAACCAGGACGAGGTGTACTTCGTCGTCAGCGGCCGCGCGTCGATCACCGTCGGCCTGGAGACGACCGAGGTGGCGCGGGGCAGCGTCGTGTACGTGCCCGCCGGCGTCGCGCACAAGTTCCACCACATCAGCGAGGACCTGAGGGTGCTCGTCGTCTTCTCTCCGCCCGAGGCGTGAGAACGGACCTCCGGGTTCCCTAGGGGACGGTTCAGGGGAGGACAAGGGCCGCGGGGCCCCCGCGGGCCCCCTTGACGGCCCTAGCATCGATCGCAGGACATCGGGACCGTACGAGACGTACGCACGAGACGAGAAGGACGAGGGCCATGCGAGGGATCTTCGCGGGACTGCCGTGGTGGGTGAAGTGGGTCGCGGTGCCGGTCATCGCCCTGGTCGTCTTCGGCGGGCTGATTGCGAGCGTCGTCGGTTTCGTGATCGGGCTGCTGTTCAAGGTCCTGGTCTTCGTGGCCCTGGTCGGCGGTCTGATCTACATCGTGCGCAAGTTCATGTCGAACTCCTCCTCGCACAGCGACTGGTGAACGACGAGGGGAGCCGGTGACCGGTGAGGGGGTGCCGGTTCCCTCGGGGGAGGGAAGTTTCCCCGTGAGCCCGTCTGCACGCGGTGGCGGGCGGTTAGAGTCCGGAACTCCCCACGGGCCCGCCCCGTGGGTGGCGCAGACCCCCAACCGTGCTCCCCGCTCACGCACGGCCTGCCCCCTCGCGCTTCCGGAGTAACCCTTGGCCACGGTCGACACCGCACCGGCAGAAACCCGCTCACTCCCCGCCCAGCCCCGCCCCCGCGCCTCTTCCCCACGGC
This Streptomyces misionensis DNA region includes the following protein-coding sequences:
- a CDS encoding cystathionine gamma-lyase, with translation MSATGEDPVGDGTRAVRAGLPEPVKHEPTLPGPVFAAHFHLPGEVAGPYSYGRDDNPTWTLLENAIGELEAPGRADVETLVFASGMAAISAVLFSQLRAGDAVVLPSDGYQALPLVRAQLEAYGVEVRTAPTGGDAQLEVLQGARLLWIESPSNPGLDVCDIRRLAVAAHAQGTLVAVDNTLATPLGQRPLALGADFAVASGTKQLTGHGDVLLGYVAGRDAEVMAAVRRWRKIVGAIPGPMESWLAHRSIATLQLRADRQNATALTVAEALRQRPEVSGLRYPGLPDDPAHKVASRQMRRYGCVVSFTLPTRARAERFLAALRLVEDATSFGGVRSTAERRARWGGDAVPEGFIRMSIGAEDPGDLVADILRALDESAD
- a CDS encoding low molecular weight protein-tyrosine-phosphatase, whose protein sequence is MTYRVCFVCTGNICRSPMAEYVFRARVAEAGLEEHVEIDSAGTGGWHEGEPADPRTVAVLHDHGYDCDHIARQFQPSWFARLDLVIALDAGHLRALRRLAPTEADARKIRLLRTYAHASPGSPAPDDPPAVGDDLDVPDPYYGGLDGFEECLEMVEEASTGLLAAVREHLEGRAA
- a CDS encoding phage holin family protein, with protein sequence MKNFVVKTIANAGALAVAVWLLDKITLTGAGTAGKAGTLIVVALIFGLVNWLVKPVLKVLTFPLFILTLGLITLVVNALMLLLTSWVCGKLQLSFHVEGFWTAVLGGLIISVVSWALHMILPDED
- a CDS encoding DUF5326 family protein, whose translation is MRGIFAGLPWWVKWVAVPVIALVVFGGLIASVVGFVIGLLFKVLVFVALVGGLIYIVRKFMSNSSSHSDW
- a CDS encoding cupin domain-containing protein, which produces MKAFRLDDLEAERAANEGAYLQFLRERNMSVGLYALDAGEHDPQKPHNQDEVYFVVSGRASITVGLETTEVARGSVVYVPAGVAHKFHHISEDLRVLVVFSPPEA